The Dethiosulfovibrio peptidovorans DSM 11002 nucleotide sequence TAGCCGAAACCGTCGTTGACGTCTTTGAAGCGGTTCAGGTTCAGCACTATCAGCCCAACCGATTCGCTCTGCCTCTCCCCCCGGGCCAACGACGCCGAGAGCCGTTCCATAAGGACGAAACGATCGGACAGGCCGGTCAGGGCGTCCTTAGCGCCGTGAAAGGACTTGCCCTCTTTCATCGACTTCATCCTGGACAGATCGGAGAAGACCGCCATGTAATATATCGAGCCGTCCGAGCCGGGAAGTCTCTTTATGGAAAGCCACTCGGGATAGATCTCTCCGTCCTTGCGGCGGTTCCAGATCTCCCCCTCCCATCGGCCTTCGCCCTTTATGGACAGCCACATGTTCCTGTAGAAAAAATCGTCGTGATGCTGGGACTTCAATATCCTGGGGTTTCGGCCCATCGCCTCGGATGCCTCATAGCCGGTTATAGCGGAGAAGGCCCTGTTGACCGCCAGTATGGTCCCAGAACTGTCGGTCAGGGTAACCCCCTCTGTTATCTCGTCCCAGACAGCCTCCACCAAGGAGCCTCGGTCAACCGAAAAATTCAAAATCATATGAAATCCCTCCCGACGAGGATTATACGTCGACCACGACGGCGGACGACCTGAAGATCATAGGATAATTCCTCGCCAACTCCACCCGATAGGCCCTGGACGCCCGGATGTCATCTACAGGTTCTACCTCGGAGCTCAGAATATCTCCTGCAGACCGAAAAGGCCCCTCATCGGAAAGGCTAGCTCCTGCCATGGCCGCCTCAGTCCTAAGCGACCTGACCGGAACCGGCCCCATGGAGCCCAGGGCCATCCGAATATCCTCCACCGATCCTCCATCCTCCGAAGGCCTCCAAATTGCCGCACAGGAACCCACCGAGATAGCCATGGCCCTGCGCAGACCGTCTTTTCGGAAAAAAGGACGCCAGCCGGGCCTCAGAGGGACCAGTATCTCCGTCAGAAGCTCTCCCGGTTTCAGGGCGGTCTTTCCCGGTCCCAGTATGAAATCGTCTATAGGCAAGGACCTGGCCGAGTCAACCGACCTTATACACACCTCAGCTCCCAGGGCCCAGAGGGAACAGAGACCGTCCGCCCCGGGGGAGCCCGTACATATATTCCCCCCTACCGTCCCCATATGGCGCAGGGCCGGACCTCCCACGGAGGAGGCGGCCATGGCCAACAGGGGCACCTCATCGTCTATGAGGGGACTGTCTATCACCCTCTGCCAGGTGGCGCAGGCCCCTAAAGCCAGATAGTTTCCCCCTAGAGAGATCCATTTCATGCTCTCTATCCGGTCGAGCAGGACAAGATCGGGACGTTTTTCCGAGGATCGGAGCCTTAACGAAAGATCCGTGCCTCCCGCCATGGGGACAGCCCCGTCGGACAGGCATTCCAGGGCCTCTCCGACGGTGATCGGGCTGTATACCGTCACGAAGGGAGCTCCCTCATAATCTCGGCCCCCTCCATGACGGCGTCGACTATGGCCCTGTAGCCGGTGCAACGGCAGATGTTGCCGCTCAGGGCGATTCTGACCTCGTCCCTGGAGGGATCGGGATTCCTGGTCAGAAGGTCGACGGCGGCCAGCACCATGCCGGGAGTGCAGTAGCCGCACTGGACCGCTCCCAGGCGATCGAAGGACTCGAAAAGGGGCGCCCACCTGGGGAGGTCCCTTACCCCCTCCACGGTGGTGACGGTTTTCCCGTCCAGCTGAGCGGAGACCATGAGACAGGACAGACGGCTCTCCCCGTCGACCAGCACGGTGCAGGTTCCGCACTCTCCTGTACCGCATCCCTCCCGACAGGATGAGATACCCACCCTCTCCCTCAGGATCTCCAGAACTCTTTCGTCCCCGGACAGATCCATGGAGAGGGGCTCTCCGTTCAGCTTAAACTCTATCTTCATCTATCGTACCTCCGGACAAAGAGAAAAACACCCTCTCGGCGGTGAAGGGAGAGACTGTCAGAGGGCCGCATATATGGGCCAGACCGTTCGCCACCGCAGGGAGAGGCCCTATCAGGGGGAGCTCTCCCAACCCCTTCAATCCCTTCGGGCCGGAAGGTTCGTCCAGCTCCACAGCCAGACATTCCACCTCGGGAAGGTCCATGGAGGTGGGTACTATGTAGGTGGAGAGGTCTTTCGAAGCAACCTCGCCGTTCTTGACGGAGAAATCCTCGAAAAGGGCGTATCCCAGTCCCTGGGCTACGCCGCCCTCTATCTGCTGACGGTACATCTGAGGGTCCACCACCCGCCCCGCCTCGGTGATCGCCAGATAACGGGGAACCGACACCTGGCCGGTTAAGAGATCCACCTCGACTCTGGCGATGTGCACCGCCCAGGAGAAGATACAGTGAGGAAAACCGGAGCTCTTCGGACCATAGTCCGTCTCCGGCCCAGGAAAGGAAACGGGAGCCAAGCTCCCCGCCACGGAGCATCTTTCCGGAGGCTCCATGAAACCGGCGAGACCCTTCAGGGGCAGTTCCCTTCCGGAAGAAATACATCTTACCTTGCCGGGGAGGAGGGCAAGATCGTCCTCCCTCGCTCCTAGGACCATTCCGGCCTTTACGTACATGCGCCTCTTCAGCTCGTCCACCGCGGCGAGGAGGGCCCTGCCGTATATATAGGTGGTGCGGCTGGCAGCAGCAGGACCGGAGCGGAGGCTCCTGTCCGTGTCGGGCTGGACGAGATCGAATCTATCCCGCTCCTGACACAGAGACTCTCCCGCAAGGTGTACGTAGGTGGAACCGTTGCCCTGCCCCATGTCGGGTATTCCAGAGTAGAGCCTGAAGCGCCCCTCCTCGGTCAGCTCTATTCTGGCATTGGCGAAATCCGGTATGCCAGGGCCGAAGCCCTGACCGTGACATATCAGAGCAGCTCCGGTGGAACGGGCCTTGCCCTCCGGGGCGGAGTTTCGCCATTCCTGTCTGGATCTCCAAATTTCCTGTTCCAGAGCTCGATCCAGACAGGGGACGGCTCCTACCGTAGAGGTAAGGACCACTCCTGAACCATTCATATCGCCTCGTACAAGTCCGTTCTTTTTGCGAAACGCCAGGGGATCCGCTCCGAGTCTCTTGGCAAGGCGGTCCACCAGCTGTTCCAGGGCTCCCATCACCTGAGGGGCACCGAAGGCTCGAAAGGCTCCCCCGAAGGGGTTGTTGGTGTAGACCGCCCGCCCCTCCAGTTCTACCGCCTCGAACCGGTAGCCCCCGCAGCAATGATCCAGACCGTTGGTGAGCACGGGGACGGACATGGATGAGTAAGCCCCCGAGTCCAGGGTGAAGCGACACTTTATGGCCCTGAGGGTTCCGTCGGAGGAACACCCCAAGGTCATTTCGGTCACGGAAGAATGCCTTTTGGGGGAGCAGAGAAAGCTCTCCTCTCGAGAGAAGACCATCTTAACCGCCCGCCCCGGGCAGGTCATGGCGGCGGCACCGAGAAGTCCCTGAATCACCACTCCGTCCTTCCCGCCGAAGCCTCCTCCCAGACAGGGAGCCTTGACCCTTATCCTCTCCCGGGGAAGACCGAGCGCCCTCGACAATTCGTCCCTATCCCTCCAGGGATTCTGAGTGGATACCTCCATCTCCAGAACCTCTCCGTCATAAAGTGCCACTCCAGACTCGGTCTCCAGATAGGCGTGCTCCTGCATGGGGAAACGAAAGACATCGTACTCCATCAGATCGCAGTCCTCCAACACCGACCGGACGTCTCCTCTTCTGACCCATCCCGACGCCAGGAGATTGCCGCCCTCTCTGCCAGGATAGAGAACGGGAGCCTCCGGAGACAGGGCCTCCAGGGGATCGAAGACCGCCGGAAGGGGGTCGATCTCCACGGTCAAAGCCCTGGCGGCCGCCTCGGCCCTTTCTCTAGTGTCAGCAACGACCACGGCCACAGGGTCTCCGCGATATCTTATCCTCCCTCCCAGAGGGACCAGGACCGGCTGATCCAGCTCCAGTATCCCCAGGAGGTTCTCTCCCTCTATCGAATCAGCCTTACAGACGGCTACGACCCCGTCCATTGAGGCCGGCTCGTCCCCCAGAGATCGTAGAATCCCCGAGGGAGTTCCGGCACGGCGGGCCACCGCCCATAGGATTTTAGACCCGGTTATGTCCGAGGCGTAGCGTTCCTCGCCGCGGATCTTGGCCATTCCCTCGATCCTGGGCACCGAGATCCCGGCGACCAAGGGGCCTCTCATATCACGAAACCCGGGCCGCCACGTAGTTGGTTAGGTCCGATACAAGCTTGACCGCCTCCATGGCCTCCTCGGGAACCTCGAGGCCGTAGGCGTCCTCCAGCTCCATCACTATGTCCACCACGTTCATCGAATCGGCCCCGAGGGTCTCCAGATCGCCGTCTGACGGGACGTCCTCCACCGACATACCCAGCTCGGTGGCCACAGCCTGACGAACCTTAAGCTCTATATCCGCTCTGCTCATCTCTTTCTTCCTCCTTAATTCAACGGTCCAGGTCGAGCCATCCTAGGTCTTCCAGGGCCTTTTCCATGTATTCCGCGACGACGGTATGTCCTCTGTCGTTCCAGTGAACCCCGTCGAAATAAAGCGTTCCCACATCCTCCCTCCGGGAAAGGTGCTCCCTCAGGTCCAGAAAGGGAATTCCGGCGTCGGAGCAAAAATCGTCCCTCAGGAGGTCTTGACATATGTCCAGGGTGGGGCCGTACCCCTCGGAAAAGGCCCTCCAGTTTTCGTTGAGGGCGTCGAGAGGGCCCTTGTCCTCCCCGTCCCTGAGACACTGCTCCAATCCGGCGGCGGATAGGACCGCCACCTTGGCCCCCGACGCTTCGGCTATCTTCAGGATTTTTCGGTGGTTGTCCATGACTACCGCCAGTGCCTCGTTTCGCTTCTCCTCGGGGAAGGTCTTGAGCACGTCTCCGAATGCTCTCCTGTAGAAATCCCGCCCCTTCCCCTGATAATATAGACAGCTGTGCATCATGGCAATCTGAAGAGGCGACTGGGCGGAGTTCATGCCCCATAGAAATTTTATAGGCCAGCGACTTTCCCTGTTCCACCTCCGCCCCATGGCGTAGGCCATGGATAGGTCGTTTCCTCCGAAACGCAGCAACACCACGTCCGGTCGAATAGATTCCATCAGCTCGCCATCCCACAGAAGCCGATGCTGCTCCGACGAGTAGCCGGGATGGCCGCCGTTTATGACCTCCCACCGTCCCGGGCGACTCCGGTCCAACGAGTCCTGCAGCACCCTGCGCCAGACCATGTCCTCTCGAGAGAGCTTCACACCGAAGATCTCCGATTCGCCTATGACGACCAGCCTTTTTCTGCCCTCGAGGGGTTCGGGCCCTCTCAGCCCCCAACGGTTAATGGAGACGCATCGTGAACGATACCCCCTGAGAAGCCTGCTGTCCAGAGGTCCGTCGTCCTTCACGACGAACTCCCTGTATCTGTAGTCGCCGTAGATCCTGGGTCTGTAGGGTATACCGTAACGGTGTTTGTAGGAATATCGGGAAAGTATCTCCGCCGTGACCGTGACCATCGCCCCGGCGGAACAGAGAGTGCCTATCAAAGCGATCCCTCCCGGTCGGATCTGACCAGATCCATCAACATCGTGCCTCTCGGTGGAAGCACCTTTATCTCCTCCCACGTAGGCTCGCCGGTTCTCTGAAGCAGAATACCGTCCGACCCCTGGAACCACCGTGGAAGATAGCCCCCCAGGCGAAATCCCATCTCACGAACGACCTCCACCGATCGGTCGATACCCGGAAGTAGAGGCATCTCCAACATAATCACGTCCAGATCTCCCATCTCCTCCAGAGATTCCTCCATCGTGTCGACCAGTTTTTCGCCCAAATCGGTCACGGTGATGTAAGCCACTCCGGCCACAGGAAAAACAGCAGACTTGAGGCAGGCTTCCCCTTTAGGGAAACAGTTGTCCCGTCGGAACATCCTGGGAAACCCCTCGGCCAATGCCTCGATAGCCGAGGCATATCTGATGGGCAAAACCGATTCGACAGGAGGGATCCCCGGTTTTTCCATAAAGCTCATTATACAGCTGACCCGTCCGGACACGGAGAACAGCTCGTCGTGACCGTAAGCCCTTCCTGGAAGGAGGTTCAGAGCCAAAGCGCAGTGTTGGTGCCCCATTCGAAGGTCGATCCTCTGGGAACGGTCATGGGCCGTCGTGCTCTCGGTGTAACGAGCCTCCCATTCCAGTGAGGGCAACACCTCGTCGGAGATAGCCTTCGCCAGCATAGAAGCCGCAGGAGAGGACCTGAACTCGGGCAGAACCATGAGTCCCATGAGCTCGTAGAGGCCGGGATTCCATGCGGACCGGGACGCAACAGCCTGTCCAATCACCCGATCTCCGGAAAAGGCCAGCAAGGTAACCTGATCGCCATCCCTGTCGGCCTTGAAAACCGCCTCGGGATCGTAGACCACCGATGCTGGAAAATCGTCGCCGTATATGGCCCTGTA carries:
- a CDS encoding FAD binding domain-containing protein, with the translated sequence MTVYSPITVGEALECLSDGAVPMAGGTDLSLRLRSSEKRPDLVLLDRIESMKWISLGGNYLALGACATWQRVIDSPLIDDEVPLLAMAASSVGGPALRHMGTVGGNICTGSPGADGLCSLWALGAEVCIRSVDSARSLPIDDFILGPGKTALKPGELLTEILVPLRPGWRPFFRKDGLRRAMAISVGSCAAIWRPSEDGGSVEDIRMALGSMGPVPVRSLRTEAAMAGASLSDEGPFRSAGDILSSEVEPVDDIRASRAYRVELARNYPMIFRSSAVVVDV
- a CDS encoding (2Fe-2S)-binding protein, which encodes MKIEFKLNGEPLSMDLSGDERVLEILRERVGISSCREGCGTGECGTCTVLVDGESRLSCLMVSAQLDGKTVTTVEGVRDLPRWAPLFESFDRLGAVQCGYCTPGMVLAAVDLLTRNPDPSRDEVRIALSGNICRCTGYRAIVDAVMEGAEIMRELPS
- a CDS encoding xanthine dehydrogenase family protein molybdopterin-binding subunit, with amino-acid sequence MRGPLVAGISVPRIEGMAKIRGEERYASDITGSKILWAVARRAGTPSGILRSLGDEPASMDGVVAVCKADSIEGENLLGILELDQPVLVPLGGRIRYRGDPVAVVVADTRERAEAAARALTVEIDPLPAVFDPLEALSPEAPVLYPGREGGNLLASGWVRRGDVRSVLEDCDLMEYDVFRFPMQEHAYLETESGVALYDGEVLEMEVSTQNPWRDRDELSRALGLPRERIRVKAPCLGGGFGGKDGVVIQGLLGAAAMTCPGRAVKMVFSREESFLCSPKRHSSVTEMTLGCSSDGTLRAIKCRFTLDSGAYSSMSVPVLTNGLDHCCGGYRFEAVELEGRAVYTNNPFGGAFRAFGAPQVMGALEQLVDRLAKRLGADPLAFRKKNGLVRGDMNGSGVVLTSTVGAVPCLDRALEQEIWRSRQEWRNSAPEGKARSTGAALICHGQGFGPGIPDFANARIELTEEGRFRLYSGIPDMGQGNGSTYVHLAGESLCQERDRFDLVQPDTDRSLRSGPAAASRTTYIYGRALLAAVDELKRRMYVKAGMVLGAREDDLALLPGKVRCISSGRELPLKGLAGFMEPPERCSVAGSLAPVSFPGPETDYGPKSSGFPHCIFSWAVHIARVEVDLLTGQVSVPRYLAITEAGRVVDPQMYRQQIEGGVAQGLGYALFEDFSVKNGEVASKDLSTYIVPTSMDLPEVECLAVELDEPSGPKGLKGLGELPLIGPLPAVANGLAHICGPLTVSPFTAERVFFSLSGGTIDEDRV
- a CDS encoding acyl carrier protein produces the protein MSRADIELKVRQAVATELGMSVEDVPSDGDLETLGADSMNVVDIVMELEDAYGLEVPEEAMEAVKLVSDLTNYVAARVS
- a CDS encoding SGNH/GDSL hydrolase family protein; translated protein: MIGTLCSAGAMVTVTAEILSRYSYKHRYGIPYRPRIYGDYRYREFVVKDDGPLDSRLLRGYRSRCVSINRWGLRGPEPLEGRKRLVVIGESEIFGVKLSREDMVWRRVLQDSLDRSRPGRWEVINGGHPGYSSEQHRLLWDGELMESIRPDVVLLRFGGNDLSMAYAMGRRWNRESRWPIKFLWGMNSAQSPLQIAMMHSCLYYQGKGRDFYRRAFGDVLKTFPEEKRNEALAVVMDNHRKILKIAEASGAKVAVLSAAGLEQCLRDGEDKGPLDALNENWRAFSEGYGPTLDICQDLLRDDFCSDAGIPFLDLREHLSRREDVGTLYFDGVHWNDRGHTVVAEYMEKALEDLGWLDLDR
- a CDS encoding GNAT family N-acetyltransferase; its protein translation is MSDRLEISIRRLEKSSAEEVPKLYRAIYGDDFPASVVYDPEAVFKADRDGDQVTLLAFSGDRVIGQAVASRSAWNPGLYELMGLMVLPEFRSSPAASMLAKAISDEVLPSLEWEARYTESTTAHDRSQRIDLRMGHQHCALALNLLPGRAYGHDELFSVSGRVSCIMSFMEKPGIPPVESVLPIRYASAIEALAEGFPRMFRRDNCFPKGEACLKSAVFPVAGVAYITVTDLGEKLVDTMEESLEEMGDLDVIMLEMPLLPGIDRSVEVVREMGFRLGGYLPRWFQGSDGILLQRTGEPTWEEIKVLPPRGTMLMDLVRSDREGSL